The Thalassoroseus pseudoceratinae genome has a segment encoding these proteins:
- a CDS encoding PAAR domain-containing protein: protein MGQPAARVGDMHVCPMVTGIVPHVGGPISTPGAPTVLISNMPAATATSMCVCVGPPDLIAAGSGTVLLGGLPAARMGDQTAHGGTIVLGTPTVLIGG from the coding sequence ATGGGACAGCCCGCTGCTCGTGTCGGTGACATGCATGTTTGTCCGATGGTGACTGGAATTGTTCCGCACGTGGGTGGACCAATTTCGACGCCAGGGGCTCCGACGGTGCTCATTTCGAATATGCCGGCGGCGACTGCGACGTCCATGTGTGTCTGCGTTGGGCCTCCGGACTTGATCGCCGCAGGATCGGGAACCGTCCTTCTGGGTGGTTTGCCGGCAGCGAGAATGGGTGACCAGACGGCTCATGGCGGGACCATCGTTTTGGGTACGCCGACAGTTTTGATTGGCGGTTGA
- a CDS encoding carboxypeptidase-like regulatory domain-containing protein has translation MDTVADSNTPPVENPPEDQPDSPVEDAPAAPVTTSDEQASDADEKPTSTTPRTWQLAGSPQYRRNRRWLLLCLLVLVGSLSAFVWTIVSPFNRPKHQFLLISTKALPSQLADDLLTRTITSLRRPLDDVFASLLGAEQDTVAVPSELIAPSSTTKLLPMIRSTLASARLSAHDQVICMTEFPLACREGILYFCGHVDPSDPEQGLIHFQDVSQALAESTAARVTLLLDAEQVVIDARAGLLVNEYESVRSHIAQAIADCPNLQVVLARPQDITENTEPSAGLFEIVAAGWGGAADSDADEVIDLQELLRYASRFRDVEVLDSRGLIHDEMPVQPALPTIVAKPADADDDQAGWQIPIQDAKPLADGSSPAFTDLTATELLAKCWRYRDDLKTFRPSDSLRRRRLKSQLAPASWRCLGDRLISLERVAAQSRSHVTKSLKPWLLSRCEDLSILAGGTGELSFTPQWTQRFACPIGDQLAWDETPWPLALAETAAGLSSEQPTVETANARQLLEQISQDDTGKSLTETTIDPKLIKRFAECEFLSRLKQNQHLTAHPIRLAIRTHLLAERLGASSVAVHWLADDILAIDRLCVRADRLMLSHSGQDDPQGAIELYQECESLFRSLAMQTKNLVTAYETLDSNLARVLDYRKLINEARVPNPSLTDAFLDYIDHIQRTAVLLASQDVKAIPEIGRSRRAILAAETRLRGLLGLDEDHAINPYLQPGQLLADLYPTDTRLQKWQAWLTAHEANESRLIEPLHVATQTQQVDFQPVSLATLLGRTRREVAFAGLLRPISKMDGQADEDYRQLQDAYSRLEQVATTWQSSKDRSAISNLRKCVNQLTEQLEARSARIPTVLATVAPDGEADVAHLLPLMDPRESLPESVEAMTKRLRKSDWESILRFQLRRRLCFDADTAPAERQRLRWEQQELAQTLLRLDSQISIRLSEPSLNASIEIDDDTDSAGGGITWRLQLHNRSSTVLPVWFWMSQLPQEVQCALSPELATQTIDRSSITLSFPPYATTPPDMTPSLILDADERREVIGTIRITPGYVTPGQMVLRLVTPSNAVNSTDGLPRDAFRTDRLEIPWFAESTALAYWAESPNATVSQNRSVQHVVGWPNQSQRSICRLSNPTPNDRTVEVRCFRHPGDDGIAIPNHKLTRSAADQLLLAAEFAAPLCVIPKMTLPAGNTDIPLVFPTTKFKQPWDISQGLLVFIRDLATGEASCLSWHGRPRNPLESVATMVDYNASRRQISARVRWTDSLPIPANGIPVRISLATPTNGDVLSYRSTVLKPDHREQTLVIDALDDRWENYRVTLDIAGWPRILHYDVDANRSTVDLPPVTGPPTIRLLSPANDTAFTSKSPALPVRMQVDAPRGRHEGQPLRLSIGLDNAQNRWPENQVLHLQSDRQIRAMLHGVSEDGQLDWETRVTDFDFLMPVVPTGEERVNLVAVVSRAGQQARALVPLMFDDNGPKIRQVDVLSPAELLLDSTVSLSINADDAGLAGTEHVEVVVDVERNGQFPKGVKPKLALLSDQGRWIVQVPLKGLPAGVVNLLVRGIDAVGNIGPTFSKPLEILDPTTAEIRREARLPSVTGRVVYLNRPIANADVKMTPTPAKTSDDSTDDPRKPLSTKTNAQGAFDFPHVPPGTWTIHVSGSIGGFRSERDWPLETSLEPVSQPLTLDLGSPSDADDTTSP, from the coding sequence ATGGATACCGTTGCCGACTCCAACACTCCCCCCGTCGAAAATCCGCCCGAAGACCAACCCGATTCCCCAGTCGAAGACGCCCCAGCCGCCCCCGTCACGACTTCCGATGAGCAAGCATCCGACGCGGACGAGAAGCCCACGTCCACCACACCACGCACTTGGCAACTGGCCGGCTCACCGCAGTACCGTCGCAATCGCCGCTGGCTGTTGTTGTGTTTGCTAGTATTGGTTGGCAGTCTTTCGGCGTTCGTTTGGACGATCGTCAGTCCGTTCAATCGGCCAAAGCACCAGTTTTTGCTCATCAGCACGAAGGCACTCCCGAGCCAACTCGCGGATGATCTGTTGACGCGGACAATCACCTCCCTTCGTCGGCCGCTTGACGATGTGTTCGCTTCGCTTCTTGGAGCAGAGCAGGACACGGTCGCAGTCCCCAGCGAACTGATCGCCCCCTCGTCAACAACGAAATTGCTTCCGATGATCCGTTCGACGTTGGCATCGGCCAGGTTGTCGGCTCACGATCAGGTGATCTGCATGACCGAATTCCCCTTGGCTTGTCGCGAGGGGATATTGTACTTCTGCGGACACGTAGACCCTTCAGATCCCGAGCAAGGACTCATCCATTTCCAGGACGTCTCGCAAGCGTTGGCGGAGTCCACCGCTGCTCGTGTGACGTTGCTTCTGGACGCGGAACAAGTCGTGATCGACGCGCGGGCTGGTCTGCTGGTCAACGAGTACGAATCAGTCCGCAGCCATATAGCGCAGGCGATTGCCGATTGTCCGAACCTGCAAGTTGTGCTGGCTCGTCCTCAAGACATCACCGAAAACACGGAACCATCGGCGGGGCTTTTCGAGATTGTCGCGGCGGGTTGGGGCGGGGCGGCCGACTCGGACGCTGACGAGGTTATTGATCTGCAAGAACTCCTGCGATACGCCAGCCGATTTCGAGACGTGGAAGTACTCGACAGTCGCGGGCTGATCCATGACGAAATGCCCGTTCAACCCGCGTTACCAACGATAGTGGCTAAACCAGCCGATGCGGACGACGATCAAGCCGGTTGGCAGATTCCCATCCAGGACGCGAAACCGTTGGCGGACGGCTCCTCACCCGCTTTCACCGACTTGACGGCGACAGAACTTCTCGCGAAATGCTGGCGGTATCGTGATGACTTGAAAACGTTTCGCCCCAGTGACTCGCTGCGTCGCCGACGTCTGAAGTCACAACTCGCCCCCGCGAGTTGGCGTTGTCTGGGTGATCGGCTGATCTCATTGGAGCGAGTGGCCGCTCAATCGCGTTCGCATGTTACCAAGTCCTTGAAGCCATGGTTGCTGAGTCGTTGTGAGGATCTATCGATTCTCGCAGGCGGCACAGGAGAGTTGTCATTCACTCCCCAATGGACGCAGCGATTCGCCTGCCCAATTGGTGATCAGTTGGCATGGGACGAAACCCCGTGGCCGTTGGCATTGGCAGAAACGGCGGCCGGTCTTTCCAGCGAGCAACCGACGGTCGAGACAGCGAATGCCCGCCAGTTGCTCGAGCAAATCTCTCAGGACGACACTGGCAAAAGTCTTACCGAGACAACAATTGACCCCAAACTCATCAAGCGGTTCGCCGAGTGTGAGTTTCTCAGCCGTTTAAAACAGAACCAGCATCTCACTGCTCATCCAATTCGACTCGCCATCAGAACGCATCTTCTCGCGGAACGCTTGGGCGCTTCGAGTGTGGCGGTCCATTGGTTAGCTGACGACATTCTCGCGATTGACCGATTGTGCGTTCGAGCAGATCGTTTAATGCTGTCGCACTCTGGTCAAGATGATCCCCAGGGGGCCATCGAACTGTATCAAGAGTGTGAATCGCTTTTCCGTTCCCTCGCCATGCAAACGAAGAACCTCGTCACGGCTTACGAGACGTTGGATTCAAACCTCGCTCGAGTGCTCGACTATCGCAAGCTCATCAACGAAGCTCGTGTCCCGAACCCGTCGCTGACCGATGCGTTTCTGGATTACATCGATCACATCCAGCGTACAGCGGTGCTGCTTGCGTCGCAAGATGTGAAAGCGATCCCCGAGATCGGGCGTAGCCGTCGTGCGATCTTAGCCGCTGAGACGCGACTGCGGGGACTGCTTGGTTTGGATGAGGACCACGCGATCAACCCATATTTGCAACCAGGTCAATTGCTGGCCGATCTCTATCCGACAGACACGCGACTTCAGAAGTGGCAGGCGTGGTTGACGGCTCATGAGGCGAATGAATCACGACTGATCGAGCCATTGCATGTGGCGACGCAGACTCAACAAGTCGATTTCCAGCCGGTTTCCTTGGCCACGTTGTTGGGGCGGACTCGTCGAGAAGTCGCGTTCGCCGGTCTGCTGCGGCCGATCTCGAAAATGGACGGGCAAGCCGACGAAGATTACCGTCAACTGCAAGACGCTTATAGCCGACTGGAGCAAGTCGCGACGACTTGGCAATCATCGAAGGATCGCTCCGCCATATCGAACCTCCGCAAGTGCGTGAATCAATTGACCGAACAGTTGGAAGCTCGTTCGGCTAGGATTCCCACGGTGTTGGCGACCGTCGCCCCGGACGGGGAAGCGGATGTCGCTCATCTATTGCCGTTGATGGACCCGCGGGAGAGCTTGCCCGAATCTGTCGAAGCGATGACGAAACGACTTCGCAAATCCGACTGGGAAAGCATTCTTCGGTTTCAACTACGCCGACGTTTGTGCTTCGATGCGGACACCGCTCCCGCAGAACGCCAACGACTCCGGTGGGAACAACAAGAACTGGCGCAAACGCTGTTGCGTCTCGATTCTCAGATATCCATTCGGTTGAGCGAACCGTCTTTGAACGCATCGATCGAAATCGACGATGACACCGACAGCGCGGGCGGTGGGATCACGTGGCGATTGCAACTTCACAATCGTTCGTCGACGGTGTTGCCGGTCTGGTTCTGGATGTCGCAGCTTCCGCAAGAGGTTCAATGTGCGCTCTCACCGGAGTTGGCCACGCAAACGATCGATCGCAGTTCCATCACGTTGTCATTTCCTCCCTACGCGACAACTCCCCCTGACATGACACCGAGTTTGATCCTCGATGCCGACGAGCGACGAGAAGTGATCGGTACGATCCGAATCACGCCCGGCTACGTCACGCCCGGCCAAATGGTGTTGCGATTGGTCACTCCGTCGAACGCCGTGAACTCGACCGACGGGCTTCCACGGGATGCGTTTCGAACGGATCGCCTGGAAATTCCCTGGTTCGCCGAAAGCACGGCATTGGCGTATTGGGCCGAATCGCCCAATGCAACCGTGAGCCAAAATCGATCGGTGCAGCACGTGGTTGGTTGGCCGAACCAATCCCAGCGAAGTATTTGCCGACTTTCCAATCCAACCCCGAATGATCGAACGGTCGAGGTCCGTTGTTTTCGACATCCCGGCGATGATGGGATCGCGATTCCAAATCACAAGCTGACACGATCGGCCGCTGATCAACTTCTATTGGCGGCCGAGTTCGCAGCCCCGCTATGTGTCATCCCGAAGATGACACTTCCGGCGGGCAATACCGACATTCCGTTGGTCTTCCCGACGACGAAATTTAAACAGCCCTGGGACATTTCTCAGGGACTGCTCGTGTTCATACGCGATTTGGCAACCGGAGAAGCGTCGTGCTTGTCGTGGCACGGTCGTCCGCGGAATCCTTTGGAGAGCGTTGCGACGATGGTCGACTACAACGCGAGTCGCCGTCAGATTTCCGCTCGCGTTCGTTGGACCGATTCGTTACCGATCCCCGCGAACGGAATTCCCGTGCGGATTTCATTGGCGACCCCGACCAACGGTGACGTTTTGTCCTACCGTTCCACGGTGCTGAAGCCGGATCACCGCGAACAAACGCTCGTGATTGATGCTCTTGACGATCGCTGGGAGAACTATCGCGTCACACTCGACATTGCGGGATGGCCTCGGATTCTCCACTACGATGTGGACGCGAATCGCAGCACCGTCGATCTACCGCCGGTAACTGGGCCGCCGACAATTCGGCTCCTGTCTCCCGCCAACGACACGGCTTTCACGTCCAAGAGCCCCGCATTGCCGGTTCGCATGCAAGTCGATGCTCCACGTGGTCGACACGAAGGGCAACCGTTGCGTTTGTCGATTGGACTGGACAACGCCCAAAATCGTTGGCCGGAGAATCAGGTGTTGCATCTGCAAAGTGATCGTCAGATCCGTGCGATGTTGCACGGTGTTTCCGAGGATGGGCAATTGGATTGGGAGACCCGTGTCACGGATTTTGACTTCCTGATGCCAGTTGTTCCCACCGGTGAGGAGCGGGTCAATTTGGTTGCTGTCGTCAGTCGTGCCGGACAGCAGGCGAGGGCACTGGTTCCCCTGATGTTCGATGACAACGGGCCGAAAATTCGCCAAGTGGACGTTCTTTCTCCCGCCGAACTGCTTTTGGATTCAACGGTCTCGTTAAGTATCAACGCCGATGACGCCGGGCTTGCCGGCACCGAACATGTGGAAGTGGTCGTCGATGTCGAACGGAATGGGCAATTCCCGAAGGGTGTCAAACCGAAACTCGCATTACTTTCCGACCAAGGCCGATGGATTGTCCAAGTTCCGCTCAAGGGATTGCCAGCGGGTGTGGTGAATCTGCTGGTCCGCGGGATTGACGCGGTGGGCAACATTGGTCCGACTTTCTCCAAACCACTCGAGATTCTCGATCCAACGACCGCCGAAATTCGCCGCGAAGCCCGTCTGCCGTCCGTGACTGGTCGTGTGGTCTACTTGAATCGTCCCATTGCGAATGCGGACGTCAAAATGACACCCACGCCCGCCAAGACCAGTGACGACAGCACGGACGACCCTCGCAAGCCACTCTCGACGAAAACGAATGCCCAAGGTGCGTTCGACTTCCCCCATGTGCCACCGGGAACGTGGACGATCCATGTGAGCGGCTCGATCGGCGGGTTTCGCAGCGAACGCGATTGGCCCTTGGAAACCTCATTGGAGCCGGTTTCGCAACCGTTGACACTCGATCTAGGAAGTCCTTCCGACGCGGACGACACGACATCGCCTTGA